A genomic stretch from Caulobacter sp. FWC2 includes:
- a CDS encoding M61 family metallopeptidase, whose translation MRKFLYGLSGLALLAASASAAPAADKDPGANAPVQYEVSFENARHHEAQVVATFRNVPKGPLKVRMSRSSPGRYAIHEFAKNVYQVSAVDGAGKPLKLERSEPYGWTVAGHDGTVKVTYTLYADRGDGTYSQVDTTHAHLNMPATFLWAQGYDDKAIRVRFKRADPNWKIATQLPAVAGEADAFWAPSLQYFMDSPTEISALTVREWQVTDSGRTYTFRLALHNPGTDEDADKFVEKLRAIVPQHIKVFGELPKFDHGEYTFIADYMPQITGDGMEHRNSTFISQPRSLFRGNFSQLGTASHEFFHAWNVERIRPAELEPFDFTRANPTPSLWLAEGFTQYYGPLLIRRAGQSTVDEFLTGLSGTLNGVVTGPGRLYGSPQEMSLRAPFVDAAAALDPTNPNIFTSYYPYGAVIGLALDLQLRGREKPLSLDDFMKQMWRTHGVTEKAYKPADARAALARTTGDEAFADGFFKASIEGSALPDFAPLLDQAGLKLRPKSPKKAWLGASRVKVSGSDVILDAPPAPNSPLYAAGVEVGDRIVSIGRFEFANEGDWTDALDRLKPDEAATVKFIQRGQTREASLKVAADPTLEVVRYEKADLKPTEAQLAFRKAWLGEDTPSAK comes from the coding sequence ATGCGGAAGTTCCTTTACGGCCTGTCGGGCCTGGCGTTGTTGGCGGCCTCGGCTTCGGCCGCTCCGGCGGCGGACAAGGATCCGGGCGCCAATGCGCCGGTGCAGTACGAGGTCTCGTTCGAGAACGCCCGCCACCACGAGGCCCAGGTCGTCGCCACCTTCCGCAACGTGCCCAAAGGCCCGCTGAAAGTGCGCATGTCGCGCTCGTCGCCGGGCCGCTACGCTATCCACGAGTTCGCCAAGAACGTCTACCAGGTCAGCGCCGTCGACGGCGCGGGCAAGCCGCTGAAGCTTGAACGCAGCGAGCCCTACGGCTGGACCGTGGCCGGTCACGACGGCACGGTTAAGGTGACCTATACGCTCTATGCTGACCGCGGCGACGGCACCTATTCACAGGTCGACACGACCCATGCGCACCTGAACATGCCCGCCACCTTCCTGTGGGCCCAGGGCTATGACGACAAGGCGATCCGCGTGCGTTTCAAGCGCGCCGATCCTAACTGGAAGATCGCCACCCAGCTGCCCGCCGTCGCCGGTGAAGCTGATGCGTTCTGGGCCCCGAGCCTGCAGTACTTCATGGACAGCCCGACCGAGATCAGCGCCCTGACGGTGCGCGAGTGGCAGGTGACCGACAGCGGCCGCACCTACACCTTCCGCCTGGCGCTGCATAATCCGGGCACGGACGAGGACGCCGACAAGTTCGTCGAGAAGCTGAGGGCCATCGTGCCCCAGCACATCAAGGTGTTCGGCGAACTGCCGAAATTCGACCACGGCGAGTACACCTTCATCGCCGACTACATGCCGCAGATCACTGGCGACGGCATGGAGCACCGCAACTCGACCTTCATCAGCCAGCCGCGCTCGCTGTTCCGGGGCAATTTCAGCCAACTGGGCACGGCCAGCCACGAGTTCTTCCACGCCTGGAATGTTGAGCGCATCCGCCCGGCCGAGCTGGAGCCGTTCGACTTCACCAGGGCCAACCCGACCCCGTCGCTGTGGCTGGCCGAGGGCTTCACCCAGTACTACGGCCCGCTGCTGATCCGCCGCGCCGGCCAGTCGACGGTGGACGAGTTCCTCACCGGCCTGTCGGGCACGTTGAATGGCGTGGTTACGGGTCCGGGACGCCTCTACGGTTCGCCGCAGGAGATGAGCCTGCGCGCGCCGTTCGTCGACGCCGCCGCCGCGCTGGACCCGACCAACCCGAACATCTTCACCTCGTACTATCCGTACGGGGCGGTGATCGGCCTGGCGCTTGATCTGCAACTGCGCGGGCGCGAAAAGCCACTCAGCCTGGACGACTTCATGAAGCAGATGTGGCGCACGCACGGCGTCACCGAGAAGGCCTACAAGCCCGCCGACGCCCGCGCGGCCCTGGCCAGGACGACCGGCGACGAGGCCTTCGCCGACGGGTTCTTCAAGGCCAGCATCGAGGGCTCGGCCCTGCCGGATTTCGCCCCATTGCTGGATCAAGCCGGCCTGAAACTTCGCCCGAAATCGCCGAAGAAGGCCTGGCTGGGCGCGTCGCGCGTCAAGGTCAGCGGGAGCGACGTGATCCTCGACGCCCCGCCGGCGCCGAACAGCCCGCTCTACGCCGCCGGCGTCGAGGTCGGCGATCGGATCGTCAGCATTGGCCGCTTCGAGTTCGCCAATGAAGGCGACTGGACCGACGCCCTGGACCGCCTGAAGCCCGACGAGGCTGCCACGGTGAAGTTCATTCAGCGCGGCCAGACCCGTGAGGCCTCGCTCAAGGTCGCCGCTGACCCGACCCTGGAAGTCGTCCGCTACGAAAAGGCCGACCTGAAGCCGACAGAGGCGCAGCTGGCCTTCCGCAAGGCGTGGCTGGGCGAGGATACGCCCAGCGCCAAATAG
- a CDS encoding SPFH domain-containing protein has protein sequence MTDSPFASPSRKLKAPFQKQGQMILLGVVAVLILLLGSCSVLSHSTTVEPGNVGVKIRTLGSSAGVAPEPLPARWYFRGIGERIIQYPVIQRTYSYTREKDERGNENEEITFSDNTGLPMTADISVTLQVNPASAPNLYQTYRLSFDQLLDGPIRNDVRSAVAAEAEKVGVETLYSGGRQQVIQRAYARVATKWARHGVTVSQLDWIGSIRYPAAIIQQMQAKTQLEQEALAAKALEAKETALANAAIARARGEAESIRIKGEALRANPQVLQQLAIEKWNGELPKVTGGSTPFVKID, from the coding sequence ATGACCGACAGTCCGTTCGCCTCGCCCTCGCGCAAGCTGAAGGCGCCGTTCCAAAAGCAGGGTCAGATGATCCTGCTTGGCGTCGTCGCGGTGCTGATCCTGCTGCTGGGCTCGTGCAGCGTGCTGTCGCACAGCACGACGGTCGAGCCGGGCAATGTCGGGGTGAAGATCCGCACCCTGGGCTCGTCGGCTGGCGTCGCGCCCGAGCCCCTGCCCGCCCGCTGGTATTTCCGCGGGATCGGCGAGCGGATCATCCAGTACCCGGTGATCCAGCGCACCTACAGCTACACCCGCGAGAAGGACGAGCGCGGCAACGAGAACGAGGAGATCACCTTCTCGGACAATACCGGCCTGCCGATGACGGCCGACATCTCGGTGACCTTGCAGGTCAATCCTGCCTCGGCCCCGAACCTCTATCAGACCTACCGCCTGTCGTTCGACCAGTTGCTGGATGGGCCGATCCGCAATGATGTCCGCTCGGCCGTCGCCGCCGAGGCCGAGAAGGTCGGGGTCGAGACGCTGTACAGCGGCGGTCGCCAACAGGTGATCCAGCGCGCCTATGCCCGCGTGGCCACCAAGTGGGCGCGGCATGGCGTGACGGTCTCGCAGCTCGACTGGATCGGCTCCATCCGCTACCCGGCCGCCATCATCCAGCAGATGCAGGCCAAGACCCAGCTGGAGCAGGAAGCCTTGGCCGCCAAGGCGCTGGAAGCCAAGGAAACCGCCCTGGCCAACGCCGCCATCGCCCGCGCGCGCGGCGAGGCCGAGTCGATCCGTATCAAGGGCGAAGCCCTGCGCGCCAACCCGCAGGTCCTGCAGCAGCTGGCCATCGAGAAGTGGAACGGCGAGCTGCCGAAGGTCACCGGCGGCTCGACGCCGTTCGTGAAGATCGACTAG
- a CDS encoding Lrp/AsnC family transcriptional regulator, which produces MKLTRADRKILQILQEDGKISNVDLAERVGLSPSPCLRRVKQLEASGLISGYVALLDRRKAKLDVLAYVEVQVNHVEGAAEAFQQAVLRQPEVVSCHVMTGSFDYLLKVAVPNLDAYADFTMKRLLKMPSVKDIRSSFVLDTIKDSTALPLDYLE; this is translated from the coding sequence ATGAAGCTCACCCGCGCCGATCGGAAGATTCTCCAGATCCTGCAGGAGGACGGCAAGATCTCGAACGTCGACCTGGCCGAGCGAGTGGGGCTGTCGCCCAGCCCGTGCCTGCGCCGGGTCAAGCAACTGGAGGCGTCGGGCCTGATCAGCGGCTATGTCGCCCTGTTGGACCGGCGCAAGGCCAAGCTGGACGTCCTGGCCTATGTCGAGGTGCAGGTGAACCACGTCGAGGGCGCGGCCGAGGCGTTCCAGCAGGCCGTGCTGCGCCAGCCAGAGGTGGTCAGTTGCCACGTGATGACCGGCAGCTTCGACTACCTGCTCAAGGTGGCCGTGCCCAACCTCGACGCCTATGCCGACTTCACCATGAAGCGCCTGCTGAAGATGCCCTCGGTCAAGGACATCCGCTCGTCGTTCGTGCTGGATACGATCAAGGATTCCACCGCCCTGCCGCTGGACTATCTTGAGTGA
- a CDS encoding amino acid aminotransferase — MTSSVFTGLTPQAPDSLLSLIGLYRRDPRPGKIDLGVGVFRDDHGATPVLEAVKAAEQILLNTQTTKSYLGPEGDIGFLDLLKPIIFGDAVSHEMFGVQTPGGTGAVRLACELLKAAKPDIRMFIGAATWPNHTQILDQLGIETVTFRHYDQRAQRIGFDDMMAALETARAGDAVLLHACCHNPSGADYSLEQWAAIADVVARKGIVPLIDLAYQGLGLGLEEDAAGMRLVLAAAEDGLLAYSCDKNFGLYRERVGALYTLTRDAATLDLAASNIRALARTNWSMPPDHGAAVVRIILESEALTTLWKSELDAMRLRVADLRQRLATAVPLLAPLAGQHGLFALLPLSPTQVTTLRDDHAIYMAGSGRINLAGLTVDTIDTFARALNACLQGEPA; from the coding sequence ATGACCTCCTCCGTGTTCACCGGCCTGACGCCCCAGGCGCCGGACTCCCTGCTGTCGCTGATCGGCCTTTATCGCCGCGATCCGCGCCCTGGGAAGATCGACCTCGGCGTGGGCGTGTTCCGCGATGACCACGGCGCAACGCCGGTGCTGGAGGCCGTCAAGGCCGCTGAGCAGATCCTGCTGAACACGCAGACCACCAAGTCGTATCTCGGTCCGGAGGGCGACATCGGCTTCCTGGATCTACTGAAGCCGATCATCTTCGGCGACGCGGTTTCCCACGAGATGTTCGGCGTCCAGACGCCCGGCGGCACCGGCGCGGTCCGCCTGGCCTGCGAGCTGCTGAAGGCCGCCAAGCCGGACATCCGGATGTTCATCGGCGCGGCGACCTGGCCCAACCACACCCAGATCCTGGACCAGCTGGGCATCGAGACCGTCACCTTCCGCCACTACGACCAGCGCGCCCAGCGCATCGGCTTCGACGACATGATGGCGGCGCTGGAGACGGCGCGGGCCGGCGACGCGGTGCTGCTGCACGCCTGCTGCCACAACCCGTCGGGCGCCGACTACAGCCTGGAGCAATGGGCGGCGATCGCCGACGTGGTAGCGCGCAAGGGGATCGTTCCGCTGATCGACCTGGCCTATCAGGGCCTGGGCCTGGGGCTTGAGGAAGACGCGGCGGGCATGCGCCTGGTGCTGGCGGCGGCCGAGGACGGCCTGCTGGCCTATTCCTGCGACAAGAATTTCGGCCTCTACCGCGAGCGGGTCGGGGCGCTCTACACCCTTACCCGCGATGCGGCGACGCTCGATCTGGCCGCCAGCAATATCCGGGCCCTGGCGCGCACCAACTGGTCCATGCCGCCGGATCACGGCGCGGCCGTGGTGCGTATCATCCTGGAATCCGAAGCGCTCACGACGCTCTGGAAGTCCGAACTGGATGCCATGCGCTTGCGCGTGGCCGACCTGCGTCAGCGCCTGGCGACGGCGGTTCCGCTGCTGGCGCCGCTGGCCGGACAGCACGGCCTGTTCGCGCTGCTGCCGCTTTCGCCGACCCAGGTCACGACACTGCGCGACGACCACGCAATCTACATGGCAGGCTCCGGCCGCATCAATCTGGCCGGCCTGACCGTTGACACCATCGACACATTCGCGCGGGCGCTGAACGCCTGCCTGCAGGGAGAGCCGGCATGA
- the hppD gene encoding 4-hydroxyphenylpyruvate dioxygenase, with translation MTQVTQENPLGLDGFVFVEFTSPEPAAMKALFEQMGFVAASTHPTKAVTRYKQGRISLLVNDEATGQVAEFRAAHGPSANGMAFGVADVEQAYAEALKRGAVAADASATVLGEGARVLEGIGGSMLYLVEGADAVFASWTPVAGAAEAEAANNVGLDLLDHLTHNVKRGQMRTWSTFYRDVFGFEEQKYFDIKGQATGLFSQAMIAPDKAIRIPLNESQDDKSQIEEFIRQYNGEGIQHLALTTVNIYDTVERLRARGVKLQDTIETYYELVDKRVPGHGEDLERLKKNRILLDGNVGEEGLLLQIFTENLFGPIFFEIIQRKGNQGFGNGNFQALFESIELDQIRRGVITVEA, from the coding sequence ATGACCCAAGTCACTCAAGAGAACCCCCTGGGCCTCGACGGCTTCGTCTTCGTCGAGTTCACCAGCCCCGAACCCGCCGCCATGAAGGCTCTGTTCGAGCAGATGGGCTTCGTCGCCGCTTCGACCCATCCGACCAAGGCCGTGACCCGCTACAAGCAAGGTAGAATAAGCCTGCTGGTCAATGACGAGGCGACCGGCCAGGTGGCCGAGTTCCGCGCCGCCCACGGCCCCTCGGCCAACGGCATGGCGTTTGGCGTCGCCGACGTCGAGCAGGCCTATGCCGAGGCCCTGAAGCGCGGCGCCGTGGCGGCCGACGCCTCGGCCACCGTGCTGGGCGAGGGGGCGCGGGTGCTGGAAGGCATCGGCGGCTCGATGCTGTATCTGGTGGAGGGCGCGGACGCGGTGTTCGCCAGCTGGACCCCGGTGGCCGGCGCGGCCGAGGCCGAGGCGGCCAACAATGTCGGCCTCGACCTGCTCGACCACCTGACCCACAACGTCAAGCGCGGCCAGATGCGCACCTGGTCGACCTTCTATCGCGACGTCTTCGGCTTCGAGGAGCAGAAGTATTTCGACATCAAGGGCCAGGCCACGGGCCTGTTCAGCCAGGCGATGATCGCGCCCGACAAGGCCATTCGCATCCCGCTGAACGAGAGCCAGGACGACAAGAGCCAGATCGAGGAATTCATCCGCCAGTACAACGGCGAAGGCATCCAGCACCTGGCCCTGACCACGGTCAATATCTACGACACCGTCGAGCGCCTGCGCGCCCGGGGCGTGAAGCTGCAGGACACCATCGAGACCTACTACGAGCTGGTCGACAAGCGCGTCCCGGGTCACGGCGAGGACCTGGAGCGCTTGAAGAAGAACCGCATCTTGCTGGACGGCAATGTTGGCGAGGAAGGCCTGCTGCTGCAGATCTTTACCGAGAACCTGTTCGGCCCGATCTTCTTCGAGATCATCCAGCGCAAGGGCAACCAGGGCTTCGGCAACGGCAACTTCCAGGCCCTGTTCGAGAGCATCGAGCTGGACCAGATCCGCCGGGGGGTGATCACGGTCGAGGCTTGA
- the hmgA gene encoding homogentisate 1,2-dioxygenase, with amino-acid sequence MDLRYQTGFGAHFATEAVAGALPVGQNSPQRVPFGLYAEQLSGTAFTAPRHENRRSWLYRLRPSAGHGPYQPYTQDKLVSAFHGPVTPNRLRWNPLEIPATPSDFVDGLVSLAGNADAATLNGIGVHLYLANTSMKNRVFYDADAELLLVPQQGVLTLVTELGVLTVGPGHIAVIPRGVRFRVEVDGPSRGYVCENYGAAFKLPDLGPIGSNGLANPRDFETPVAAFEDVDEPTLVIQKFQGSLWAAEWDHSPLDVVAWHGNLAPYRYDLSRFNTINTVSFDHPDPSIFTVLTSPSDTPGTANCDFVIFPPRWMVAEHTFRPPWFHRNVMSEFMGLVHGAYDAKEGGFSPGGSSLHNCMSDHGPDVASHRKATEAELGPHKIDGTMAFMFESRWVIRPTKFALETSALQGDYDACWTGFPKARLP; translated from the coding sequence ATGGACCTCCGTTACCAAACCGGCTTTGGCGCCCACTTCGCCACCGAGGCCGTGGCCGGCGCACTGCCGGTGGGCCAGAATTCTCCGCAGCGCGTGCCATTCGGCCTCTATGCCGAGCAACTGTCCGGCACGGCCTTCACCGCGCCGCGCCACGAGAACAGGCGCAGCTGGCTCTACCGCCTGCGCCCCAGCGCCGGGCACGGCCCGTACCAGCCCTACACCCAAGACAAGCTGGTCTCGGCGTTCCACGGCCCGGTGACGCCCAACCGCCTGCGCTGGAACCCGCTGGAGATCCCGGCCACGCCGAGCGACTTCGTCGACGGCCTCGTCAGCCTGGCGGGCAACGCCGACGCGGCGACGCTCAATGGGATCGGGGTGCACCTCTATCTCGCCAATACGTCGATGAAGAACCGCGTGTTCTACGACGCCGACGCTGAACTGCTGCTCGTGCCGCAGCAGGGCGTGCTGACCCTGGTCACCGAGCTGGGCGTGCTGACGGTGGGACCGGGCCATATCGCGGTGATCCCGCGCGGCGTGCGGTTCCGGGTCGAGGTCGACGGCCCCTCGCGCGGCTATGTCTGCGAGAACTACGGCGCGGCCTTCAAGCTGCCGGACCTGGGGCCGATCGGCTCCAACGGCCTGGCCAATCCGCGCGACTTCGAGACGCCCGTGGCGGCCTTCGAGGACGTGGACGAGCCCACCCTGGTGATCCAGAAGTTCCAGGGATCGCTGTGGGCCGCCGAGTGGGACCACAGTCCGCTGGACGTCGTGGCCTGGCACGGCAATCTCGCGCCCTACCGCTACGACCTGTCGCGCTTCAACACGATCAACACGGTCAGCTTCGACCATCCCGATCCGTCGATCTTCACGGTCCTGACCTCGCCCAGCGATACGCCGGGGACGGCCAATTGCGACTTCGTGATCTTCCCGCCGCGCTGGATGGTGGCCGAGCACACCTTCCGCCCGCCGTGGTTCCACCGCAACGTGATGAGCGAGTTCATGGGCCTGGTCCACGGCGCCTATGACGCCAAGGAGGGGGGCTTCTCGCCTGGCGGTTCGTCCTTGCACAACTGCATGAGCGATCACGGTCCCGACGTCGCCAGCCACCGCAAGGCGACAGAGGCCGAGCTGGGTCCCCACAAGATCGACGGGACCATGGCCTTCATGTTCGAAAGCCGCTGGGTGATCCGGCCGACGAAGTTCGCTCTGGAGACTTCCGCGCTTCAGGGTGACTATGACGCGTGCTGGACGGGCTTTCCCAAAGCTCGCCTGCCTTAA
- a CDS encoding fumarylacetoacetate hydrolase family protein — MKLASLKGGRDGRLVVVSNDLAWFTDAGTIAPTLQAALDDWERCGPMLQGLADSLEHGSVPKERFHEHDALSPLPRAFQWVDGSAYVNHVQLVRQARGAEMPETFWTDPLMYQGASDGFLAPRDTIPLADASWGCDLEGEIAVIVDDVPLGATREEALAAIRLVMLCNDVSLRNLIPGELAKGFGFVQSKPASAFSPVAVTPALLGDAWKDGKLHGALLVSLNGEDFGAADVGVDMTFDFGTLVAHAAKTRSLSAGTIVGSGTVSNRGEDGGPGKPISEGGVGYSCLAELRTVETILTGAAKTPFLLGDDTIRIEMKDAKGHSIFGAIEQTVERV; from the coding sequence ATGAAGCTCGCGTCTCTCAAGGGCGGCCGTGACGGCCGGCTTGTGGTGGTCTCCAACGACCTGGCCTGGTTCACGGACGCCGGGACCATCGCGCCGACCCTGCAGGCCGCGCTGGACGACTGGGAGCGCTGCGGGCCGATGTTGCAGGGGCTGGCCGACAGCCTCGAGCACGGTTCGGTGCCGAAGGAACGATTCCACGAGCACGACGCGCTGAGCCCGCTGCCGCGCGCGTTCCAGTGGGTCGACGGCTCGGCCTATGTGAACCACGTGCAACTGGTGCGGCAGGCCCGCGGCGCGGAGATGCCCGAGACCTTCTGGACCGACCCCCTGATGTATCAGGGCGCGTCGGACGGTTTCCTGGCCCCGCGCGACACGATCCCGCTGGCCGACGCCTCCTGGGGCTGCGACCTGGAGGGCGAGATCGCGGTGATCGTCGATGACGTGCCGCTGGGCGCGACCCGCGAGGAGGCCCTGGCGGCCATTCGCCTTGTCATGCTCTGCAACGATGTCTCTCTGCGCAACCTGATCCCGGGCGAGCTGGCCAAGGGCTTCGGCTTCGTGCAGTCCAAGCCCGCCAGCGCCTTTTCGCCGGTGGCGGTGACGCCGGCCCTGCTGGGCGACGCGTGGAAGGATGGCAAGCTGCACGGCGCCCTGCTGGTGTCGCTGAACGGTGAAGACTTCGGAGCGGCCGACGTCGGCGTCGACATGACCTTCGACTTCGGGACCTTGGTCGCCCACGCGGCCAAGACCCGGTCCTTGAGCGCCGGCACCATCGTCGGCTCGGGCACGGTCTCCAACCGTGGCGAGGACGGCGGCCCCGGCAAGCCGATCAGCGAAGGTGGCGTCGGCTATTCCTGCCTGGCCGAACTGCGCACGGTCGAGACCATCCTGACCGGCGCGGCCAAGACGCCGTTCCTGCTGGGCGACGACACCATCCGCATCGAGATGAAGGACGCCAAGGGTCACTCGATCTTCGGCGCCATCGAGCAGACGGTGGAGCGGGTTTGA
- a CDS encoding Rieske (2Fe-2S) protein: MSPELPEEDVATLGRIWETRAGINLGPLDLIADGKARNYVLQIGAARFHGFVVRRGEAVFGYVDRCPHAGLPLAQELDRYLTPDGDLILCSWHGAMFTVEEGACVGGPCVGAKLTPWPVEARDGRIITA, translated from the coding sequence TTGAGTCCAGAACTACCCGAAGAAGACGTCGCCACTTTAGGCCGGATCTGGGAAACGCGGGCCGGGATCAATCTCGGCCCGCTGGACCTGATCGCCGATGGCAAGGCGCGAAACTACGTTCTCCAGATCGGCGCGGCGCGCTTCCACGGCTTCGTGGTGCGCCGGGGCGAGGCGGTGTTCGGCTATGTCGACCGCTGCCCGCACGCCGGCCTGCCGCTGGCCCAGGAACTGGACCGCTACCTGACCCCGGACGGCGACCTGATCCTGTGCTCCTGGCACGGGGCGATGTTTACGGTCGAAGAGGGGGCCTGCGTCGGCGGACCCTGCGTCGGGGCGAAGCTTACGCCCTGGCCAGTCGAGGCGAGGGATGGCCGGATCATCACGGCCTGA
- a CDS encoding RidA family protein: MKRLIAVAVGLAALAGAAHAQEIVRGGDPKSAIASVVTVPAGYDTIYVSGMTPPVIDEKATGVAKFGDTKTQTLGVLGRIEAALKTQGATMADVVMMRVLLVGDPAKEGKMDFMGMMEGYKTYFGTATQPNKPSRITSQITSLVQDGMLVEIEVQAAKKK, translated from the coding sequence ATGAAACGCCTCATCGCCGTCGCCGTCGGCCTCGCCGCCCTCGCCGGGGCCGCCCACGCCCAGGAAATCGTCCGTGGCGGAGATCCCAAGTCGGCCATCGCCAGCGTCGTCACCGTCCCGGCCGGCTACGACACCATCTATGTCAGCGGCATGACCCCGCCGGTCATCGACGAGAAGGCCACCGGCGTGGCCAAGTTCGGCGACACCAAGACCCAGACCCTGGGCGTGCTGGGCCGCATCGAGGCCGCTCTGAAGACGCAGGGCGCGACCATGGCCGACGTCGTGATGATGCGCGTCCTGCTGGTCGGCGACCCGGCTAAGGAGGGCAAGATGGACTTCATGGGCATGATGGAAGGCTACAAGACCTACTTCGGCACCGCGACCCAGCCCAACAAGCCCTCGCGTATCACCAGCCAGATCACCTCGCTGGTGCAGGACGGCATGCTGGTCGAGATCGAGGTCCAGGCGGCCAAGAAGAAGTAG
- a CDS encoding cytochrome c — protein MSKAIHLAALLAALAVPALASAATPQSQFLDNCSACHQATGKGVKGAFPALAGSPLVQGDPKIVITTVLNGRAGMPAFKDDLTDADLAAILTYVRGSWGNKASAIKPADVVAARNAAKAAAKARGLQAH, from the coding sequence ATGAGCAAAGCTATCCACCTCGCCGCCCTCCTTGCGGCGCTCGCCGTTCCCGCGCTTGCCTCGGCGGCCACGCCGCAATCTCAGTTCCTGGACAACTGCTCGGCCTGCCACCAGGCGACCGGCAAGGGCGTCAAGGGCGCCTTCCCGGCCCTGGCCGGCTCGCCGCTGGTGCAGGGCGATCCGAAGATCGTCATCACCACGGTGCTGAATGGCCGCGCGGGCATGCCGGCGTTCAAGGATGACCTGACGGACGCTGACTTGGCGGCCATCCTGACCTATGTCCGCGGTTCGTGGGGCAACAAGGCCTCGGCCATCAAGCCTGCCGACGTCGTGGCCGCTCGCAACGCCGCCAAGGCCGCCGCCAAGGCGCGCGGCCTGCAGGCCCACTAA
- a CDS encoding flavin monoamine oxidase family protein: MSGLDASLAGGVLTRRRFFESLAAVGGMSLVLSGMEALGYGMASATELPPEMTGGAKNTKVVILGAGLAGMTAAYELSKAGYQVQVLEARSFAGGRCQTARKGFKHTDLIGHEQTCEFDEGQYINHGPWRIPYHHRSTLHYTKKFGVPLESFVNDNDASYVYFEKASGPLAGKPVRKGEIAADIRGYTAELVAKAASQGQLDAPLTGVDREKFVSYLVTEGRLSKDLAYKGTEGRGFSVHPGAGVNPGPGKELPPFAFKDVLDSNAWRVLSSVTGYEQQRTMLQPIGGMDQIAKAFEKQVGSMIRYGAVVEKIKQSPTGVTVSYKGADGKKAEVTADYCLCTIPLSVLKQIDLDASAPFKAAMEGVAYAPVNKIGLQMKSRFWEDNHHIYGGHIYNDIPGINTITLPSYGWQGQKGVLLGYYAFGGEAARISAKTPAERAAFAVAAGQKIFPEYAENFDNAFSFSWHLAEYNLGGWAEWGEGGRKNSYPTLCEPDGRLYLAGEHLSYLGGWQAGAIESAWQQIGKIHARVSQA, from the coding sequence ATGAGTGGATTGGACGCGTCTTTAGCGGGTGGAGTTCTCACACGCCGTCGGTTCTTCGAAAGCCTGGCCGCGGTCGGCGGCATGTCGCTGGTGCTATCGGGCATGGAAGCCCTCGGCTACGGCATGGCCTCGGCCACCGAGCTGCCGCCCGAGATGACGGGCGGCGCCAAGAACACCAAGGTCGTCATCCTGGGCGCGGGCCTGGCCGGCATGACCGCCGCCTATGAATTGAGCAAGGCCGGCTATCAGGTGCAGGTGCTTGAGGCGCGCTCCTTCGCCGGTGGCCGCTGCCAGACCGCGCGCAAGGGCTTCAAGCACACCGACCTGATCGGCCATGAGCAGACCTGCGAGTTCGACGAGGGCCAGTATATCAACCACGGCCCGTGGCGGATCCCGTATCACCACCGTTCAACCCTGCACTACACCAAGAAGTTCGGCGTGCCGCTGGAGAGCTTCGTCAACGACAACGACGCGTCCTATGTCTATTTCGAGAAGGCGTCGGGGCCTCTGGCCGGTAAGCCGGTGCGCAAGGGTGAGATCGCCGCCGACATCCGAGGCTACACCGCCGAACTGGTCGCCAAGGCCGCCAGCCAGGGCCAGCTAGACGCGCCGCTGACGGGCGTCGATCGTGAGAAGTTCGTCTCCTACCTCGTCACCGAAGGCCGGCTGTCCAAGGACCTTGCCTACAAGGGCACCGAAGGGCGCGGCTTCTCCGTCCATCCCGGAGCGGGCGTCAATCCCGGCCCCGGCAAGGAATTGCCGCCCTTCGCCTTCAAGGACGTGCTCGACAGCAACGCCTGGCGGGTGCTGAGCTCGGTCACCGGCTACGAGCAGCAGCGCACCATGCTGCAGCCGATCGGCGGCATGGACCAGATCGCCAAGGCCTTCGAGAAGCAGGTCGGGTCGATGATCCGCTACGGAGCGGTTGTCGAGAAGATCAAGCAGTCGCCCACCGGCGTCACGGTCTCGTACAAGGGCGCCGACGGCAAGAAGGCCGAGGTCACCGCCGACTACTGCCTGTGCACCATCCCGCTCAGCGTGTTGAAGCAGATCGACCTGGACGCCTCGGCCCCCTTCAAGGCGGCGATGGAGGGCGTGGCCTACGCCCCGGTCAACAAGATCGGCCTGCAGATGAAGAGCCGCTTCTGGGAGGACAACCACCACATCTACGGCGGCCACATCTACAACGACATCCCGGGGATCAACACGATCACCCTGCCCTCCTACGGCTGGCAGGGACAGAAGGGCGTGCTCCTGGGCTACTACGCCTTCGGGGGCGAGGCCGCGCGGATCAGCGCCAAGACTCCCGCCGAGCGCGCCGCCTTCGCCGTGGCGGCGGGCCAGAAGATCTTCCCGGAATACGCCGAGAACTTCGACAACGCCTTCTCCTTCAGCTGGCACCTGGCCGAGTACAATCTCGGCGGCTGGGCCGAATGGGGCGAAGGCGGCCGCAAGAACAGCTATCCGACGCTCTGCGAACCGGACGGGCGCCTTTACCTGGCCGGCGAGCACCTCAGCTATCTGGGTGGCTGGCAGGCCGGGGCCATCGAGTCCGCCTGGCAGCAGATCGGTAAGATCCACGCCCGCGTGTCGCAAGCCTGA